The following coding sequences are from one Pasteurellaceae bacterium RH1A window:
- a CDS encoding spermidine/putrescine ABC transporter permease PotC — MKRLFRNLFMFLVFAYLYIPIIILVVNSFNADRFGLTWKGFSWNWYERLWNNDTLIQAAVNSLTIAFFAATCATIIGFLTSVALYRYRFRGKQAVTGLLFIVMMSPDIVMAVSMLVLFLLINIKLGFFSLLIAHITFCLPYVVIAISSRLSDFDGKMLEAARDLGASEVTILRKIIFPLALPAVVSGWLLSFTISLDDVVVSSFVTSPSYEVLPLKIFSLVKTGVTPEVNALATVMIVFSLLLVVLSQLIARKKA, encoded by the coding sequence ATGAAGCGTTTATTTAGAAACCTTTTTATGTTTTTGGTCTTCGCTTATTTGTATATTCCGATCATCATCTTGGTGGTCAATTCATTTAATGCAGACCGCTTTGGCTTAACCTGGAAGGGCTTTAGCTGGAACTGGTATGAGCGTTTGTGGAACAACGACACCTTAATTCAGGCGGCCGTCAATTCCCTAACCATTGCCTTTTTTGCTGCCACCTGTGCGACCATTATCGGTTTTCTCACCTCGGTCGCCCTCTATCGCTACCGCTTTAGGGGCAAACAGGCAGTTACAGGCTTGCTCTTTATCGTGATGATGTCGCCTGATATTGTGATGGCGGTGTCGATGTTGGTGCTCTTCCTCTTGATTAACATCAAGCTGGGCTTCTTCTCGCTCCTCATCGCCCATATCACCTTCTGCTTGCCTTATGTGGTGATTGCCATTTCATCACGCTTGAGCGACTTTGACGGCAAGATGCTGGAAGCCGCCCGTGACTTGGGGGCAAGTGAAGTGACCATCTTACGCAAGATCATCTTCCCACTGGCCCTGCCAGCGGTGGTGTCTGGCTGGCTCTTGAGCTTTACCATCTCGCTTGATGATGTGGTGGTCTCCTCTTTTGTGACCAGCCCGAGCTATGAGGTCTTGCCGCTTAAGATCTTCTCCTTGGTGAAAACTGGCGTGACCCCAGAGGTCAATGCCCTGGCCACGGTGATGATTGTCTTCTCACTGCTCTTGGTGGTCTTAAGCCAGCTGATTGCTCGCAAAAAAGCCTAA
- a CDS encoding pilus assembly protein HicB: protein MTLLNYKGYVGTIEPDLDNNILFGKVAYIRDLITYEAQTIPELEQEFQTSVDLYLQDCAELGKTPDKPFKGVFNVRIGEELHREASLMAGKRSLNTFVTEAIQEKIGRERLSLR from the coding sequence ATGACGTTACTCAATTACAAGGGCTATGTCGGTACGATTGAGCCTGATTTAGACAATAATATTTTGTTTGGCAAAGTAGCCTATATTCGTGATTTAATCACTTATGAGGCTCAAACTATACCTGAATTGGAACAAGAATTTCAGACCTCAGTTGATCTCTATTTACAGGATTGTGCCGAACTCGGGAAAACACCTGATAAACCCTTTAAGGGCGTGTTTAATGTGCGGATCGGCGAGGAATTGCACCGTGAGGCCAGCCTTATGGCGGGTAAGCGTTCGCTCAACACCTTTGTCACCGAAGCGATTCAAGAGAAAATTGGACGAGAACGATTGAGTTTAAGATAA
- a CDS encoding transcriptional regulator produces MSVHDKIRVMREIKQWSQEEMAEKMNMSLNGYAKIERGETKLSLEKLEQIANIFNMDAIEFMNNKENGVFFLMNEHGDNHNNTTYYSGNDSLTLENEKLKLALKHHQDLLKEKERQIASLNEIIQLLKSSRT; encoded by the coding sequence ATGAGTGTGCACGATAAGATCCGAGTAATGCGAGAAATCAAGCAATGGTCGCAAGAAGAAATGGCTGAAAAAATGAATATGTCTCTTAATGGCTATGCCAAAATTGAGCGAGGAGAGACCAAGCTTAGCCTAGAAAAATTAGAGCAGATTGCCAATATTTTTAATATGGATGCTATTGAATTTATGAATAATAAAGAAAATGGCGTTTTCTTTCTGATGAATGAGCATGGTGATAATCATAATAATACCACCTATTACTCGGGCAATGATTCACTTACGCTAGAGAATGAAAAATTAAAACTTGCCTTGAAACATCATCAAGATCTCCTAAAAGAAAAAGAAAGGCAGATTGCTTCCTTAAATGAGATTATTCAATTATTAAAATCTTCACGAACCTAA
- a CDS encoding spermidine/putrescine ABC transporter permease PotB: MKITTNRFQNATVAIIFGWLLLFVLVPNLLVLIISFLTENRQSAYFVDFEFSLDAYAALFNDTYLKVLWNSLYMSGIATIICLVIGYPFAFMIAKMPAKWRPIMLFLVILPFWTNSLIRIYGIKIFLGVKGILNESLLWLGVIDTPFRVLNTETAIIIGFVYILLPFMILPLYSSIEKIDGRLLEAAKDLGANAVQRFIRITIPLTMPGIVSGCLLVLLPAMGMFYVADLLGGGKTPLVGNIIKSLFLTTNQLPLGSAVSIALTALMALMLYLYYRANKLLNKKVELE, translated from the coding sequence ATGAAAATTACAACTAATCGCTTCCAAAACGCCACTGTTGCGATTATTTTCGGCTGGCTCCTGCTCTTTGTGCTGGTGCCAAACCTGCTGGTGCTTATTATCAGCTTCTTAACCGAAAACCGCCAAAGCGCCTACTTTGTCGATTTTGAGTTTAGCCTAGACGCTTATGCCGCGCTCTTCAACGATACCTATCTTAAGGTCTTGTGGAACTCGCTCTATATGTCGGGCATTGCGACCATCATTTGCTTAGTGATTGGCTATCCTTTTGCCTTTATGATTGCCAAAATGCCAGCCAAATGGCGGCCCATTATGCTCTTTTTGGTTATCTTGCCGTTTTGGACTAACTCGCTTATCCGTATTTACGGCATCAAGATTTTCTTGGGCGTTAAAGGGATTTTAAACGAAAGCCTGCTCTGGCTAGGGGTTATTGACACGCCTTTCCGGGTGCTTAACACCGAAACGGCCATTATCATTGGCTTTGTGTATATCCTGCTGCCATTTATGATTTTGCCGCTTTACTCTTCTATTGAGAAGATTGACGGCAGACTACTGGAAGCGGCCAAGGACTTGGGAGCAAATGCTGTCCAACGCTTTATCCGCATTACCATTCCGCTTACCATGCCGGGAATTGTATCGGGTTGCTTGTTGGTGCTTCTGCCTGCCATGGGGATGTTCTATGTAGCAGACCTCTTGGGCGGCGGTAAAACCCCATTGGTAGGGAACATCATTAAGAGCCTCTTCTTGACCACCAACCAGCTTCCGCTGGGTTCTGCGGTCAGTATCGCCCTAACGGCACTTATGGCTTTGATGTTATACCTCTACTATCGTGCTAATAAATTACTCAATAAAAAGGTGGAGTTAGAATAA
- a CDS encoding lactoylglutathione lyase produces the protein MRILHTMLRVGDLDRSIKFYTEILGMKLLRTSENEQYKYTLAFLGYGEESETAVLELTYNWGVDSYDLGTAYGHIAIGVDDIYATCEAIRQAGGTITREPGPVLGGKTVIAFAQDPDGYKIEFIENKDAEKALGN, from the coding sequence ATGCGAATTTTACATACCATGCTACGGGTTGGGGATTTAGACCGTTCGATCAAATTCTATACTGAAATCTTGGGCATGAAACTGCTCCGCACCAGCGAAAATGAGCAATATAAATATACTCTGGCCTTTTTGGGCTACGGTGAGGAAAGCGAAACGGCCGTCTTGGAGCTAACCTATAACTGGGGCGTGGACAGCTATGATTTAGGCACAGCCTACGGCCATATTGCCATCGGCGTGGACGATATTTACGCCACCTGCGAGGCCATTCGTCAGGCCGGCGGCACCATCACCCGTGAACCAGGCCCGGTCTTGGGTGGTAAAACGGTAATTGCTTTTGCCCAAGATCCAGATGGCTATAAGATTGAATTTATCGAGAACAAAGATGCGGAAAAAGCCTTAGGGAATTAG
- a CDS encoding 23S rRNA (guanine(2445)-N(2))/(guanine(2069)-N(7))-methyltransferase: MTKPNTYFATTARGFEEMLKSELEHITQADCKIAQGGVHFTCEPKGMYQALLHSRLASRILLPLISTKIFSDSDLYAAIVSYNWQDIFDPRDCFFVDFNGTNREIRHTQFGAMRVKDGIVDYFERKGFARPSVDKIRPDIRLHVYLNRDDLVVSLDLSGDALHMRGYREETGKAPLRETLAAAIVLRSGWEKGSPLVDPMCGSGTLLIEAAQMAMNIPPQLSRKHWGFDAWKGHDLGLWKEVLGEAKKETEKRSLSLSKRELFGNEDGSANGSTSSPTASSETLFYGFDLDHRVLAKAKQNAQNAGVGHLIRFQQGDVSALKNPCPETKGTVICNPPYGERLGTTPALIALYSVLGQKLKQQFAGWNASIFSGEPELLNCLRLRSHRQFKAKNGPLDCLQKNYQISENADKRSDLGQNLQVEQNPQVAQDFANRLTKNIKKIEKWAKQEGLDAYRLYDADLPEYNLAVDRYGDHIVVQEYQAPKNIDENKARQRLLDAVSATLYVTGVETNKLVLKVRQKQKGTNQYEKLANKGDYFYVNEYGAKLWVNLTDYLDTGLFLDHRLTRKMVGQMAKGKTFLNLFAYTGSATVHAALNGAKSTTTVDMSNTYLNWAEQNLELNNLSLKTNRLHQADCLQWLAECRERFELIFVDPPTFSNSKRMENSWDVQRDHIELFKQLKRILTANGTIVFSNNKRGFKMDFEGLAQLGLQAENISHKTLPLDFERNPQIHNCWLVKPIS, encoded by the coding sequence ATGACCAAACCCAATACCTACTTCGCCACCACTGCCCGTGGCTTTGAAGAAATGCTCAAAAGTGAGCTAGAACACATCACCCAAGCCGACTGCAAAATCGCCCAAGGGGGCGTGCATTTTACTTGTGAGCCTAAGGGCATGTATCAGGCCCTGCTCCACAGTCGCCTGGCCTCCCGTATTCTCCTGCCGCTCATTTCCACCAAAATTTTTAGCGACAGCGACCTTTATGCCGCCATTGTCAGCTACAACTGGCAGGATATTTTCGACCCTCGTGACTGCTTCTTTGTCGATTTCAACGGCACCAACCGTGAAATCCGCCACACGCAATTCGGGGCTATGCGGGTTAAAGACGGAATTGTGGACTACTTTGAACGCAAGGGCTTTGCTCGCCCAAGCGTGGATAAGATCCGCCCTGATATTCGCCTGCACGTTTACCTTAATCGGGATGATTTGGTTGTATCGCTGGATTTAAGCGGCGATGCCCTGCATATGCGGGGCTACCGTGAAGAAACGGGCAAGGCACCTTTGCGGGAAACCCTGGCAGCGGCCATTGTCCTGCGGTCGGGCTGGGAGAAGGGTTCGCCTTTGGTTGATCCAATGTGCGGTTCGGGCACACTTCTCATTGAAGCAGCCCAAATGGCGATGAACATTCCCCCACAATTAAGCCGTAAGCACTGGGGCTTTGATGCCTGGAAGGGGCATGATTTGGGTTTGTGGAAGGAAGTGCTTGGGGAGGCGAAAAAGGAAACAGAAAAGCGGTCGCTGAGCCTGTCGAAGCGTGAGCTTTTCGGCAACGAAGATGGTTCGGCTAATGGTTCGACAAGCTCACCAACCGCCTCATCAGAAACCCTCTTCTATGGCTTCGATCTCGACCACCGAGTACTGGCCAAGGCCAAGCAAAACGCCCAAAATGCCGGCGTGGGCCATCTTATCCGCTTCCAGCAGGGCGATGTCTCTGCCCTCAAAAACCCTTGCCCAGAAACCAAGGGCACGGTGATTTGTAACCCGCCTTACGGAGAACGTTTAGGCACAACGCCTGCCCTGATTGCCCTTTATTCGGTCTTGGGCCAAAAACTCAAACAACAATTTGCGGGCTGGAATGCTTCCATTTTTAGCGGCGAACCCGAACTGCTCAACTGTTTAAGGCTGCGTTCCCACCGCCAATTTAAGGCCAAAAATGGCCCGCTGGACTGCTTACAGAAGAACTACCAGATTAGTGAAAACGCCGACAAGCGGTCAGATTTGGGCCAAAACTTACAAGTGGAACAAAACCCACAAGTGGCCCAAGACTTCGCTAACCGCCTAACCAAAAACATCAAGAAAATCGAAAAATGGGCCAAGCAGGAAGGCCTAGATGCCTACCGCCTCTATGATGCTGATCTGCCTGAATATAATCTGGCCGTGGATCGCTATGGCGATCATATTGTGGTGCAGGAATATCAGGCTCCGAAAAACATTGATGAAAACAAGGCCCGCCAACGCTTGTTGGATGCCGTTTCCGCCACCCTTTATGTGACGGGCGTGGAAACCAATAAGCTGGTACTTAAGGTTCGCCAAAAGCAAAAAGGCACCAACCAATATGAAAAGCTGGCCAACAAGGGCGATTATTTCTATGTTAATGAATACGGGGCCAAGCTCTGGGTCAATTTAACCGATTACTTGGACACCGGGCTTTTCCTGGATCACCGTCTCACCCGCAAGATGGTCGGCCAAATGGCCAAGGGGAAAACCTTCCTCAACCTCTTTGCCTACACAGGTTCGGCCACGGTTCACGCTGCCCTGAATGGGGCCAAGTCCACTACCACAGTGGATATGTCCAACACCTACCTCAACTGGGCAGAGCAGAACCTAGAGCTTAACAATTTATCGCTAAAAACCAACCGCTTGCACCAGGCCGACTGCCTGCAATGGCTGGCCGAATGTCGGGAGCGGTTTGAGCTGATCTTTGTTGATCCGCCAACCTTCTCCAACTCCAAGCGAATGGAAAACAGCTGGGATGTGCAGCGGGATCATATTGAGCTCTTTAAACAACTTAAACGTATCCTAACCGCCAATGGCACCATTGTCTTCTCCAACAACAAGCGGGGCTTTAAGATGGACTTTGAGGGCTTGGCGCAGTTAGGCTTGCAGGCTGAAAACATTTCGCATAA
- a CDS encoding putrescine/spermidine ABC transporter ATP-binding protein has product METLEQKPIIELRSVTKRYGSKTILENLDLTINDGEFLTILGPSGCGKTTALRLIAGFEEVTDGSIILDGQDVSDIPAEQRPVNTVFQSYALFPHMTIFDNVAFGLRMQKVPEDEIEPRVMDALRMVKLEDRAKQKPSQLSGGQQQRIAIARAVVNKPKVLLLDESLSALDYKLRKEMQHELKRLQRQLGITFIFVTHDQEEALTMSDRIIVMNGGKIAQDGTPREIYEEPKNLFVAKFIGEINVLEATVIERKSPNTVLANVEGRICDIHTDLPVIIGQEVQVLLRPEDIVIEELDENETSKAVIGHIIDRTYKGMTLESTVQFDHNGKKVLVSEFFNEDDPNMDHSVGQKVALTWHEGWEVVLNDENYN; this is encoded by the coding sequence ATGGAAACGTTAGAGCAAAAACCGATCATCGAACTTCGTTCGGTCACTAAACGTTACGGTAGCAAAACCATTCTTGAAAATTTAGATCTCACCATCAACGACGGTGAGTTTTTGACCATTTTAGGCCCGTCAGGCTGTGGTAAAACCACTGCCCTGCGTTTAATTGCAGGTTTTGAGGAAGTGACCGATGGATCCATCATTCTTGATGGCCAAGATGTGTCCGATATTCCAGCCGAGCAACGCCCTGTCAATACGGTTTTCCAAAGCTATGCTCTCTTCCCTCACATGACCATTTTTGACAATGTGGCCTTTGGCTTGAGAATGCAAAAGGTGCCAGAAGATGAGATTGAGCCACGCGTGATGGACGCTTTGCGTATGGTTAAGCTAGAAGACCGTGCCAAACAAAAGCCTTCACAACTGTCAGGTGGCCAACAACAACGTATTGCCATTGCCCGTGCGGTGGTTAATAAGCCAAAAGTTTTGCTGCTGGATGAATCCCTATCCGCCCTTGACTACAAACTGCGTAAAGAAATGCAGCACGAGCTCAAACGCCTGCAACGTCAGTTAGGCATTACCTTTATCTTCGTCACCCACGATCAGGAAGAAGCCCTGACCATGTCAGACCGGATTATTGTGATGAACGGCGGTAAGATCGCCCAAGACGGCACGCCTCGTGAAATCTATGAAGAGCCGAAGAACCTCTTTGTGGCCAAGTTCATTGGCGAAATCAACGTCTTAGAGGCTACCGTAATTGAGCGTAAATCGCCAAATACCGTGCTGGCTAATGTGGAAGGCCGGATTTGTGATATTCACACCGACTTGCCTGTCATTATCGGCCAAGAGGTGCAAGTTCTCCTTCGCCCTGAAGATATCGTGATTGAGGAACTAGACGAAAATGAAACCTCAAAAGCGGTGATTGGCCATATCATCGACCGTACCTACAAGGGCATGACCCTTGAATCGACCGTACAATTTGACCACAATGGCAAGAAGGTACTGGTTAGCGAATTCTTTAACGAAGACGATCCAAATATGGATCACTCTGTTGGACAAAAAGTTGCCTTAACCTGGCACGAAGGCTGGGAGGTTGTACTCAACGATGAAAATTACAACTAA
- a CDS encoding HicA has protein sequence MGKAGKLLEKLAQAQATFNWSDLVTLLAQQGYEKREMAGSRVRFYNEKLDHTILLHKPHPENTIKGGALKSVKLALKQVGIL, from the coding sequence ATGGGCAAGGCAGGAAAGCTTTTAGAGAAACTGGCTCAAGCACAGGCAACCTTTAACTGGTCTGATTTAGTCACACTTTTGGCTCAACAGGGCTATGAAAAACGGGAGATGGCAGGTTCTCGAGTACGGTTCTACAATGAAAAACTCGATCACACCATTTTGCTCCACAAACCTCATCCTGAAAATACCATCAAGGGCGGAGCCTTGAAATCCGTAAAACTAGCATTGAAACAGGTAGGTATTCTATGA
- a CDS encoding heat-shock protein Hsp70, which yields MARTKIDYGIDLGTTNSAISRMENGEIVIKKTETLKDTMPSCVFINKKKMIQVGDSAYNNLRRDKLTALKNNNGDASNAFIEFKRTMGTDKTYYSSHLGKELSSEELSAEILKTLKSFIKDENVASAVITVPAAFKNNQIDATRRAAKLAGFEYIEVLQEPVAAATAYGLNNKNKDGFWLVFDFGGGTFDAALIKVEDGIMKVLDTEGDNYLGGKNLDWAIVDEIIMPYLEQNYAIDSFLEDDEKKQILRDAMKFYAEEIKIKLSFNPSHNVLSDLGDLGEDDEGEEIELDIMVNQADMERVLSPVFQKAIDLCKVLLKRNNLSGHNLSSLILVGGPTFSPVLRNMLTKQICEPDTSIDPMTVVSKGAALYASTVDLTEEIKEQTRDSLKIQLEIGHESSSVEREEFVTLKILDDKTDGEIPNKVFAKITRNDKAWSSGNVEINSIGEVVEVLLLEGKTNQFEVSLYDEKGNLFESEPNQFSIIQGLSGISSMQVLPYNYGIEIHQKLTGKDVFTQIQGLERNKSLPVTGTRNGLKTPKAIRPGMESDFITIPLYQGEHNADGTRAIYNEHVYDVRISGADLPGLLPEGSDVDLTIMIDKSQKITVSAYFPYLEYTAEIKVPEINAQVEHAFLEEKLQEARENIWEIQSNNSSSKIQRLEEKIADLEEQLNNNPNDEDTKHQVLSNLRKTLKEIDSHLGSNEWDNLERELQETYDSLKADAEKSNDPSMPNIISQYANQLNEIVRNQDMKLGKNLLEQMNSTSVQLNLFQHTLGFIAYCHHSFDEISWHDHNQARRLIDQAMQKATRGASEAEILLVVRELISLMPRDQQQAVNNSSILIG from the coding sequence ATGGCTCGTACAAAAATTGACTATGGTATTGACCTCGGGACAACCAACTCTGCAATTTCACGTATGGAAAACGGTGAAATTGTGATTAAAAAAACAGAAACCCTGAAAGATACTATGCCTTCTTGTGTTTTCATCAATAAGAAGAAAATGATTCAGGTTGGAGATTCTGCCTACAATAATTTACGCCGAGATAAATTAACAGCCCTTAAAAATAATAATGGTGATGCTTCTAATGCCTTTATTGAGTTTAAGCGTACGATGGGAACAGATAAAACCTATTACAGTAGTCATTTGGGTAAGGAATTAAGTTCCGAAGAACTTTCCGCAGAGATCTTAAAAACCCTTAAATCCTTTATTAAGGATGAAAATGTTGCCTCTGCTGTCATTACCGTGCCTGCTGCCTTTAAAAATAACCAGATTGATGCAACCCGTCGTGCAGCCAAATTAGCTGGTTTTGAGTATATAGAGGTTTTACAAGAACCTGTTGCGGCCGCAACGGCTTATGGTCTAAATAATAAAAATAAGGATGGTTTTTGGTTGGTTTTTGACTTTGGAGGTGGAACCTTTGATGCTGCTCTTATCAAGGTCGAAGATGGCATTATGAAAGTATTAGATACGGAAGGGGATAACTATCTAGGTGGTAAAAACCTAGACTGGGCTATTGTCGATGAGATTATTATGCCCTATTTAGAGCAAAATTATGCAATAGATTCTTTTTTAGAAGATGATGAAAAGAAGCAGATCTTGCGTGATGCTATGAAATTCTATGCGGAAGAAATCAAGATTAAGCTTTCCTTTAATCCTAGCCACAATGTGTTATCTGATTTAGGTGATTTGGGTGAAGATGATGAGGGTGAAGAAATTGAGCTTGATATTATGGTCAACCAAGCAGATATGGAAAGGGTGCTCTCACCTGTTTTCCAAAAGGCGATTGACTTATGTAAGGTTTTATTAAAACGCAATAATTTATCAGGCCATAACCTTAGCTCACTTATTCTTGTTGGAGGCCCAACCTTCTCACCTGTTTTACGTAATATGTTAACCAAGCAAATTTGTGAGCCCGACACCTCAATTGACCCAATGACGGTTGTTTCTAAGGGAGCTGCCCTATATGCTTCAACTGTGGATTTAACAGAAGAAATCAAGGAGCAAACCCGTGATAGCCTTAAGATTCAATTGGAGATTGGACACGAAAGCTCCAGTGTTGAACGAGAAGAGTTTGTTACCTTAAAGATTTTAGACGATAAAACAGATGGAGAAATCCCTAATAAGGTTTTTGCCAAAATTACTCGTAATGATAAGGCCTGGTCTAGTGGTAATGTAGAAATCAATAGTATTGGTGAAGTGGTTGAAGTACTCTTATTAGAGGGAAAGACTAATCAATTTGAGGTTTCTCTATACGATGAAAAGGGAAATTTATTTGAAAGTGAACCTAACCAGTTCTCTATTATTCAAGGTTTATCAGGTATTAGTTCCATGCAGGTATTGCCGTATAACTATGGGATTGAAATTCACCAAAAATTAACCGGCAAAGATGTCTTTACTCAAATTCAGGGCTTAGAAAGAAATAAATCATTGCCTGTAACGGGAACCCGTAATGGCTTAAAAACACCTAAGGCCATTCGCCCAGGAATGGAAAGTGATTTTATTACCATTCCTCTTTACCAAGGTGAGCATAATGCAGATGGCACAAGAGCTATTTATAATGAACATGTCTATGATGTAAGAATATCAGGGGCAGATTTACCTGGGCTCTTGCCAGAAGGGAGTGATGTTGATTTAACAATAATGATTGATAAATCACAAAAAATTACCGTTTCTGCCTACTTCCCTTATTTGGAATATACGGCTGAGATCAAAGTGCCTGAAATCAATGCTCAAGTAGAACATGCCTTTTTAGAGGAAAAACTACAAGAGGCAAGAGAAAATATTTGGGAAATTCAATCCAATAACTCTTCTTCTAAAATTCAAAGGCTGGAAGAAAAAATTGCAGACTTAGAGGAACAATTAAACAATAACCCAAATGATGAAGATACCAAGCATCAGGTATTATCTAATTTGCGTAAAACCCTTAAAGAAATTGATAGTCATCTTGGTTCGAATGAATGGGATAATCTCGAAAGAGAGTTGCAAGAAACCTACGATAGCCTCAAAGCAGATGCAGAGAAATCCAATGATCCGTCAATGCCGAATATCATTTCTCAGTATGCAAATCAACTAAATGAGATTGTGCGTAACCAAGATATGAAATTAGGTAAGAACTTATTGGAACAGATGAACAGTACTTCTGTTCAATTAAATCTCTTCCAACATACTCTAGGTTTTATTGCTTACTGCCATCATTCATTTGATGAAATTAGTTGGCATGATCATAATCAAGCAAGAAGATTAATAGATCAAGCTATGCAAAAAGCAACTCGAGGTGCTTCTGAAGCAGAGATTCTGTTAGTTGTTCGGGAGCTAATATCTCTAATGCCTAGAGATCAACAGCAGGCTGTCAATAATAGCTCAATTCTTATTGGATAA
- a CDS encoding ribonuclease T, whose amino-acid sequence MEQTEPTDFNLLKNRFRGYLPVVIDLETAGLNASTDALLELAAITLKMDENGYLQMDEKCHFHIQPFEGANINPESLKVNGIDIDNPLRGAVAENIAITEMFKMVRKAVKANGCQRAVIVAHNASFDQGFLQAAVKRINAKRDPFHPFSSFDTASLAGLMYGQTVLVKACQMAQIPFDGKQAHSALYDTERTAELFCKMVNRLKDLGGFPL is encoded by the coding sequence ATGGAACAAACCGAACCAACCGATTTTAACCTCTTAAAAAACCGCTTTCGGGGTTATTTGCCTGTGGTGATTGACTTGGAAACCGCAGGCCTCAATGCCAGCACCGATGCCCTCTTGGAGCTGGCTGCGATTACGCTAAAAATGGACGAAAATGGCTACTTGCAGATGGATGAAAAGTGCCACTTTCATATCCAGCCCTTTGAAGGGGCCAATATCAACCCAGAATCCCTCAAGGTCAATGGGATTGATATTGACAACCCGCTACGGGGAGCGGTGGCGGAAAATATCGCCATTACGGAAATGTTTAAGATGGTGCGCAAGGCAGTCAAGGCCAATGGTTGCCAGCGGGCGGTAATTGTGGCTCACAATGCCAGCTTCGATCAGGGCTTTTTGCAGGCAGCGGTTAAACGTATCAATGCCAAGCGTGATCCCTTCCATCCCTTTTCTAGCTTTGATACGGCAAGTCTGGCTGGGCTCATGTACGGCCAAACGGTGCTGGTCAAGGCCTGTCAAATGGCTCAAATCCCCTTTGACGGCAAGCAGGCTCATTCTGCCCTTTATGACACCGAACGCACGGCCGAACTCTTTTGTAAGATGGTTAATCGGCTTAAGGATTTGGGGGGCTTTCCCTTATAA